A segment of the Streptomyces sp. NBC_01235 genome:
ACAGTTCCGCTCCGGCGTCGCGCAGGACGGCGTGGAGCCGGGCGACGAGGAGTCCGTCGGGCTCAGCGGGCGCCGCCGCTCCTGAGCTCACGCAGCACCGCCTTCCGAAGGTGAGCGGCCTCGGGGTGGACGCCCTGGTGAAGGAGGTGGACGGCGTGCAGCAACTGGTCGGTGGCGAGGCCGCGGGCGTCGCGGTCCGTGATGAAGGAGCTGACCAGCCTCTCCACCCGGGGCCACTGAGCGTCCAGGTCCGGGAGATCCTGCGAAAAATGCGCCCGGACGATGCGTTCCAGCTGCTGCTGGTCCGGCTCCGGCAGTTCCAGGCGGACGCAGCGCCGCAGGAAGGCCGGCGGGAACTCCCGTTCGCCGTTGCTGGTGATCACCACGAAGGGGAAGTCCTGGCAGCGGACGGTCCCCTGCCGCACGCGTACCTTCTCCTGCGAGCCCTGGACGTGGACGTCGATCTGGGCCTGCTGCGCGGGGAGGCGGGCCAGTTCGGGGATGGTGAACTCGCCTTCCTCCAGCACGAACAGCAGATCGTTGGGCAGATCGAGATCGCTCTTGTCGAGCTCGTCGATGAGGAGGAGCCGCGGCCGTCCCTCGTGGCGGGTGGCCAGCGCGGTGCCCAGCGGCCCGAGGCGTACGAAGCTGCCGATGTCGTCGGTGCCCTCCTGCCGCTCCCGCAGCCGGCCGATGGCGTCGTAGCGGTACAGGGCGTCGGTCAGTGTGGCGCGGGTGTTGACAGGCCAGACCAGTACCGGTCCGAGCCCGAGTTCGGCCGCGATGGCGTGGGCGAGCGACGACTTACCGGTACCGGGCGCGCCGGTCACCAGCAGAGGCCGACGCAGCCGCAGGGCGGCGTTGACCACCTCCACCTGCTCCTCGCCGATCAGGTACGGGCGCCGTTGGGCGTCGTCGTCCGGCCGCGGCCGTCGCCAGGGCGGGGCCACGGGGAGCGGCACGGCGTCGTCGTAGGTCCCCCCGTCACCGCGGAAGAGCCGTTCCTGTGGGCGATCGCTGCTCACGCGACGCCTCCTTCCCCTGTCGGCGGGTGGGTTAGCCGCTGCCGCGGCGGCGCCCAACTCGGGTCCTCCCACAACAGAGCGAGATGGGCTCCCATGTGGGTGGTGTCCTCCGGTGCCTCTGCGCGCCGCAGTCTGACCTCTTCGCGCAGGCGGCGCGGCCAGTCCTCGGGTACCACGGTGCGTAGTGCCTCCGCCGCGTCCGTGCCGTGGGCGCCGCGATGCCACAGGACGACCGGCACGCCAAGGTAGCGGCACAGGGCCAGCGCGGCGTTGCGCTGTTCGGGCGGACAGCAGGCGATGACCAGCGCGATCTCATCCTGGCGGGTGAGGACGCTGTCCGCGGTTCGGTGGTCGAGCATCACGTAGGGACCAGTCGTGGATGTGCGCCCCTGCTCCCAGCGGGCCTTCCATACGCCGGGGCGGCGTATGCTCTGGCCACGCAGCACCACCACCCGGTCCCGTCCGAGGTGCCGGGGCTCCTGCAGGCCGGCATCGGTCGGCAGCCGGTCGACGGCCAGGCCGAAGAAGCCCTCCTCCAGAAGAAACTCCACGCCCGCCGTGTCGTCGTAGTGGTCGAGTTCCCGGACGGCCTCGGAGAGCCGGGCGCACAGCTCGGCACGGCTGCCCGGGCTCTGGCCGCTGCTCCACACCGGGCCCTCGTTGCCGCGGTCGTCGTAGAGCCGCATCTCGTAGCGGAAGGACTCCGCCGAGGGTTCCGGCGCCCAGAGCCACACACGCAGCACCGGCTGCACGGTGCGTGCGGAGGCCCGGGAGTTGGCGGACCAGCGGCACTGCCCGGCCGCCGCACGGCTGACACCCAGGCGGTCGGTCATCCGCTCTGACCAGTCCCGCAGGGCGTCTCCGTCCTCGTGCCGGGCCGCGGCCGCCTCCTCCACGACCTGCATCAGGGGCGGCACCACGCCCGGTTCGACGGCGCGGTCCTCCAGATCCTCGATCAGGGTGTCGATGTCCGACGTGCCGGGGTCGGGCAGCAGGAAGTGCGGTACGGCGTGGCGGGCCGCCGCGCGGAGCTCCGGATGTGCGCCGGGGCCGAGCAGTGCGATCAGTTCGTCGTGCTCGGCCTGCGTGAGAAGGCGCACCGGTCGCAGCCCGGCCGCCGCGTCCCTCACGCGCTGCACCAGGTCCCCGGGTTGCTTGAGTGCGCTCAGCAGGATCGGCACGCCGCGTGGGTGCAGCAGGGCGGCGTCCACGATGCTTGTGCTGGTGCGCGGAGTGTCGCGCAGGCCGAGGGCGTGGCCGACACGTTCCGCGCAGCGGCGCAGCTTCTTCCCGGGCAAGTCGTCGAGGGCGTCGATCAGGTCGTCACGGCAGGCGCTGGTCCGGGCGTCGTAGGCCGCCGGGGTCATCGCGGGGACCACGCCGGCGGAGGTGAGGAACCTGATCACCTCGGAGGCCCTGATGGCGTACGAGCGCGGGTTGTCGGGCTCGGTCGACACGATCAGGCCGGTCACACAGCCGTGTTCGCGGTCCCACAGCGGGGCTCCGCTGTGACCGGGGAGGATCCGCAGTGGGGCGCGGCCAGGGTCGAGGATGTACCAGGGGCCCATCTCGGTCTGGACATGGACGTCGACGAGGGAGCGGGGGGCTCCGTGGTGGTACCAGGTCCACAGGCGTCTGCCGCGGGTCTCTCCGACGGGCACGGGCACGATGCCTTCGGGTATCGACCTGGTCTTCAGCAGGGCGAGATCTCCGTCCCACCATTGATTGGCGTGCGGCAGGGGAGGCAGCCAGCCCGCCAGCTCGACGGCGTGCCGCTGCGGGCCGGCCCACGGCAGGGAGACGGTGACGCGCTCCATCTCCCGCACACTCGGCCGGGCGGTGGCCAGTTGGGGCCGGTCCAGCACCACGTTGATCACATGGGCGCAGGTGAGCAGGTATCCCTCGGCGACGACCACGCCCGCGCCCAGGCCCTGTTCCGACGCACCGGCGTGCACGGTGACCCAGGCTCGGCGGACACCGGCATCCGGGTCACCGTCGTACGTCGGATGCACGGCTACTCCGGTGGCACAGGAGCCGTCGCCGAAGTGGAAGGATCCTCCAGATCCCATGTCGCCGACACCGTGAGGCTCGCCTCGCCCTTGTTGGCCACGATGCCCAGGGTGAGGTCGTTGCCGACCTTGACGCCGAGGGAGACCGTGAGCTGCTGGGGCCGCCGGTCCATGGTGGATACCGTGTCGTGCACCGACTGAAGGACGGGAACCAGCGGTTTGAGTACCTGGCGCAACGCGCCGCGGGTCGCCCGGGCGACCCGTCCCTGCCCGCCGCCCGCGACGGGCACGAGAGGAGCGGAACCGGGCGTCCCCCCTGCGGCCGTGGAGTCGGCCAGCGGACTGGGGAACACCTCCAGCAGCACAGCCTGGCCGTCGTCGAAGGTGAACTCCACAAATTCCCCCATGGCCCCAAGTATGGCAGCCGCAGGACCACTTGGCCCCAGGAACGGTCGACTGTTCCGCACTTCCCGACCGGACGCGGTCGATCCGGAGACTCGTGAGCGCTAGCAGGACGTCATCATGCCCTGGGCGCCGTCCGAGGCCGACAAGCAGCGCTGATCCAGGCCCCCGGCTCCCCGTTCCTCACCACACCGCATTTCGGCGCCACAGCCTGTGCGAGACGGAGGAACGGCTGACGCGCCTGGCGGAGGCGACCGGTGGCTGGCCGTATCTGCTGGACAAGGCGTTGCAGCTACGTGATCGCCGACCGGACCAGGACGGGGGTGCTGGCGGACCTGACATCGTGGCTGGAGCAGAGCAGCGGCGCCGAACAATTCGTCGACGCCGTGGGGCTGCTGGAGAAACGACACCCTCAAGGCCGCCTACGACGGAGTCGTCGAGCAGCTCCTAAGAAGGCTGTCCGAACAGGCACCTGGTCGGTGGAGTTGCAACAGCCTGGTTGGCGCGGAAGGCCGGGCATGGAGCCTTGTCTCCAGAGTGAAGCGATGTTCCTCACAATCATCGACTCCGACGGGCGCCCATGTAGAGTGAAGACCGCCCTTGACCTGCACAGAGCAGGCAGGGAGCCGTCTTTCAGGAGTCCAACATGCTGCGCACCATGTTCAAGTCCAAGATCTAGCGTTTGGGTGTTTCCGCAGGTCAGAGCCCTGATTGTCGCCTCCTGGTCAGCAAAAGGTCAGCAAAAGGCCGGCACGGTGTCCGGCTCGCTGACCTGCGGCCCGCGACAGGCCCTGCTGTGCCGCCCGGCGCCCGTTCGGAAGGCTTGATGCGTGGCTCGACAACTCGCCCGTGAGATGGGGTCGTTCTTCAAGGAGTGCGGTTGTTCCAGGCCGGCTCGTTGCCCGCACCCGTACACGATTCGGTTCCGGGAAGCTCTCGGCAAGCAGCGTGAAGAGGCCGGCTACGACACGCAGGACGAACTCGGTCAGCGGACGATCGTGGAGGAACGGGGAAGCCCGGGCGGTGAACATCAACAATGCCGTGGCCGACGACGTCTACCGGGTGCACGAGCAGATCCACTCCAACACACATAGGCCGGCGAAGCTGAAGCATCGCAAGGCGGGGAGTTCCGGGAGACATGGAACGGGTGGCCGATCCCGGGCAGGCGTTCAGGCTCGGCAACATGGCGCTGCGGGCGGCGTGGGCGGCCGGTCACAGCGGACTTCAGCGCGAGGCGCTCCAGCGGCTGGAGCGGCGGCTCCCGCAAGGGAACTTCCCGAACGCCGATCTGCTGCCGTTGCTGCGCGCATGCTGGACGGAGGAACGGGAAGGCGGCACCGATGACCGCGACCAGGTCGTGGCCCCCGGCGCCGAGGTCCTCACCCGGCTCAGCGGCAGTTCCTGGCTCCTCATGCCACCGGCACCGCTTGCGGTGGCCTGGGGCATCGAGTCCGCTCTGCAGGAGGCGCTCCGCCGCGAGACCGACATGCTGCGGCACACGGAAGTGGTCACCGCCCTGACCCAGGCGCTGGCCCAGACCGTGGCGCTGGACATCGCGCAAGGCTCCTGGACCTCGGCCGCGGCGAACGCCCTTGAGGGGCTCCAAGTGGCCGAGGGGACCGGCGGCGACCTCTTGGCGGCGCAGTGCCGCGCCAGTCTCGGATGGCTGGCAGCCGCGCGAGGCGATGAGCAGACCGTCGCGGACTTCGCCGCCCGTTTCATCGAGGTATGGGTGCCGCGTGGGGCGCGCGCCTTCAGCGCCGGCGCGGAGTGGAACCTCGGCATGTCGGCGCTCTTCGCCGGCCGGGCCGAGGAAGCGCTGGACCAAGCGCTGAGTTCGGTCGGCTCGAGTAGGCCGCTTGGGCGGCGAAGCAGTCGCCGTCCGCTAGGTCGGACGCCTGCCATTGGCTCTTTGCCCTGGGAAAGCCCCTCAGGTCCGATGCCGGACGTCGAAGTGCGCGGAGTGCGCGGTCAGCTTGCCGAGCAACTCGATGAGGGTCTGCTGCTCGGCCTCACTGAGTGCGCCCGCCCACTCCTGTTCACGTGCGTTGTGTGCCTGGAAGGCAGTGGTGATCGCGTGCAGGCCGGCCTCGGTGAGGCCGAGCTGAACCGCGCGCCCGTCGTAGGAGGCGCGCTCCTTGCTCACCAGGCCGTCCCGTTCCAGCGTGTTCACCAGCGCCGACACGGCGGCTCGGCTCATACCGGACAGCTCCGCGACCTTCTTCGCCTCGACCGGACCCGACAACCAGACGGCGAACAGCACTCGAAAGCCGGGCCATGACCAGCCGCGAGGCCGGTGTACGGCGGATTCGAGGTCGTAGACGAGCATGTTGGCCGCGCGGTGGAGGGTGAGCACCAGCCGCATGGCGAGCGGGTCGATGCCGGGGAGTTCCCGCGAGGCCCGGTCGACGGCGTGGTCAATGAACGACCAGAAGTGCAGGTGGTCGGCATCCAGCGGTTCTGGTTCCTGGGTCACAGGTCGGAGTCTAGGTCGGGCGGCATCACGGACCGCACTCGGGAAGCGGGCACGCGTCGGCCCCCGTCCAGGTTTCCGGACCGTAAAAAACCTTCACCCGAGGGCTTCCCTCCAGATGCCGACGGGGGTACGGTCCCCAATTAATCAAAGCATTGATTACATGCTCTGAGTATTAGTCGCCCCGTTTTGTCCTCTGGCTCTGTCAGGGGGCAGGTCTCCTCCCGGCCGTGCGTCCCGATGTGCGGCCGGGTAGCCCCGGCCGTTCCTCCTCCTCCGTCAAGGGGGACGGTGTGGCGGGCGATCGATCCCAAGGAACCTCGTATGCCCGAAGCATTCGCTCCCCCCAGTCCCGGCGCGCTGCGCGCCTGCATGTCCCGCTTCGCCACCGGCGTCACGGTGGTGTCGTACGCGACCGACAGCGGTCCGCGGGGCGCCACCATGAACTCCTTCACGTCCGTGTCCGCCGAACCGCCGCTGGTCCTGGTCAGCGTCGCCCGCCGGGCCCGCTGCCACGACCAGCTGACCGACGGGCCCTTCTGCGTGAACATCCTCGGTGCCGAACAGGAGCAGTTGGCCCGGCTGTTCGCCGGGGCCCCGAGCACCGCGGAGCCCCGCTGGGCGGAGGACGCGCGCGTCCCGCGGCTGGCCGACCCGCTCGCCTGGGTGGAGTGCGAGCCCTGGCGCGCGTACGACGGCGGCGACCACACCCTGGTCCTCGGCCGCGTCACCGACCTCGGCCACCGCGACGGCGACGCCCTGACCTACGCCTGGAGCCGCTTCGCGTCCACGACCGAGTCGACCGACGGCATCGAGCACCTCTTCTGAAGCTCTCCCACCCGCCCCACCCCCCTTCTCAAGCCCCACCCCACTCCCCAGGAGAACCACCATGGCCGCACGCACCGGCAAGGAATTCCTCGATCGCCTCTCCCAGTCCCGCCCCACCGTGCACATCCAGGGCGAGACGCTCACCGGGGGAATCCAGGAACACCCCGCTTTCCGCAACGTCGTGCAGACCTACGCCGAGCTGTACGACCTCCAGCACAGCGAGGAACACAAGGACGTCCTCACGTACGCCTCCCCCACCTCCGGTGAGCCGGTCGGCACGTCCTTCCTCACTCCCCGCACACCCGACGATCTCGTCAAGCGCCGTAAGGCATTCAAGGTGTGGGCCGACCACAGCAACGGCATGCTCGGCCGCACCGGCGAC
Coding sequences within it:
- a CDS encoding AAA family ATPase; translation: MSSDRPQERLFRGDGGTYDDAVPLPVAPPWRRPRPDDDAQRRPYLIGEEQVEVVNAALRLRRPLLVTGAPGTGKSSLAHAIAAELGLGPVLVWPVNTRATLTDALYRYDAIGRLRERQEGTDDIGSFVRLGPLGTALATRHEGRPRLLLIDELDKSDLDLPNDLLFVLEEGEFTIPELARLPAQQAQIDVHVQGSQEKVRVRQGTVRCQDFPFVVITSNGEREFPPAFLRRCVRLELPEPDQQQLERIVRAHFSQDLPDLDAQWPRVERLVSSFITDRDARGLATDQLLHAVHLLHQGVHPEAAHLRKAVLRELRSGGAR
- a CDS encoding VMAP-C domain-containing protein; this translates as MGSGGSFHFGDGSCATGVAVHPTYDGDPDAGVRRAWVTVHAGASEQGLGAGVVVAEGYLLTCAHVINVVLDRPQLATARPSVREMERVTVSLPWAGPQRHAVELAGWLPPLPHANQWWDGDLALLKTRSIPEGIVPVPVGETRGRRLWTWYHHGAPRSLVDVHVQTEMGPWYILDPGRAPLRILPGHSGAPLWDREHGCVTGLIVSTEPDNPRSYAIRASEVIRFLTSAGVVPAMTPAAYDARTSACRDDLIDALDDLPGKKLRRCAERVGHALGLRDTPRTSTSIVDAALLHPRGVPILLSALKQPGDLVQRVRDAAAGLRPVRLLTQAEHDELIALLGPGAHPELRAAARHAVPHFLLPDPGTSDIDTLIEDLEDRAVEPGVVPPLMQVVEEAAAARHEDGDALRDWSERMTDRLGVSRAAAGQCRWSANSRASARTVQPVLRVWLWAPEPSAESFRYEMRLYDDRGNEGPVWSSGQSPGSRAELCARLSEAVRELDHYDDTAGVEFLLEEGFFGLAVDRLPTDAGLQEPRHLGRDRVVVLRGQSIRRPGVWKARWEQGRTSTTGPYVMLDHRTADSVLTRQDEIALVIACCPPEQRNAALALCRYLGVPVVLWHRGAHGTDAAEALRTVVPEDWPRRLREEVRLRRAEAPEDTTHMGAHLALLWEDPSWAPPRQRLTHPPTGEGGVA
- a CDS encoding CU044_2847 family protein → MGEFVEFTFDDGQAVLLEVFPSPLADSTAAGGTPGSAPLVPVAGGGQGRVARATRGALRQVLKPLVPVLQSVHDTVSTMDRRPQQLTVSLGVKVGNDLTLGIVANKGEASLTVSATWDLEDPSTSATAPVPPE
- a CDS encoding MarR family winged helix-turn-helix transcriptional regulator, with the protein product MTQEPEPLDADHLHFWSFIDHAVDRASRELPGIDPLAMRLVLTLHRAANMLVYDLESAVHRPRGWSWPGFRVLFAVWLSGPVEAKKVAELSGMSRAAVSALVNTLERDGLVSKERASYDGRAVQLGLTEAGLHAITTAFQAHNAREQEWAGALSEAEQQTLIELLGKLTAHSAHFDVRHRT
- a CDS encoding flavin reductase family protein, translated to MPEAFAPPSPGALRACMSRFATGVTVVSYATDSGPRGATMNSFTSVSAEPPLVLVSVARRARCHDQLTDGPFCVNILGAEQEQLARLFAGAPSTAEPRWAEDARVPRLADPLAWVECEPWRAYDGGDHTLVLGRVTDLGHRDGDALTYAWSRFASTTESTDGIEHLF